From the Kazachstania africana CBS 2517 chromosome 12, complete genome genome, the window ATGTTGTTGGGCAAATAAGTCATCCTCATGTATCCACACCTAAACCTATTGGAataaacaacaaaattagTCGTGTGGCACTAATTGGTGCGAGAGGTTATACCGGATCGAATATCGTATCTTTGATCGACAAGCACcctttttttgaaattaccCATGTTTCATCTAGGGAATTGAAAGGTGAAAAACTAAATGGTTATAACAAAGCAGACATcatttatgaaaatttatcaattgaagatattcaAGAACTAGAATCTAATAATGAAGTTGAATTTTGGATCATGGCATTACCAAACAATGTCTCTGAACCAATTGTCAAGGCAATTGAAGCGGTTGGTAATGGTCATTCCAAGATTCTTGATCTTTCTGCAGACCACAGATTCGTTTCGGAAGATGATTGGGCATATGGATTACCAGAATTAAATAATAGAAACAAGATTTCACAAAGTCAAAAGATATCTAATCCTGGTTGTTACGCCACTGGATCCCAATTGGCTCTCTCACCATTAACTGAATTTATGGATGGCATTCCATTTGTATTTGGCGTTTCCGGTTATTCAGGCGCAGGCTCCAAACCATCTCCAAAGAAtgatccaaaaattttaaatgacAATATCATTCCTTATGCCTTAACTGATCACATACATGAACATGAAATATCATCACGTATTGGTAAGAAAATTGCATTTATGCCACACGTTGGTCAATGGTTCCAAGGTATTTCACTTACCGTTTCTATTCATTTACGAAAAAGTTCATTCacttcaaatgaagaaatcagCGAACTGTACAAGACTTTCTATCAAGATGAGAAACTAGTTCATGTCATAGACGATATTCCATTAGTCAAGGACATCAAGGGAACTCATGGCGTTGTTATTGGTGGATTCAAATTGAACGATGCTAAGGACCGTGTTGTAGTATGTGCTACTCTCGATAATCTCTTGAAAGGCGCTGCTACACAAGCAATCCAAAATATGAACCTAGCCATGGGATACGGTGAATACGACGGTATTCCTGACGATAAAATTATacattaaaattattatataatatgTAGAATATGATACATTTACAATACATttatgaagatattttgtttttacCCGGCGTTTTGCCTTCTTTAATAAGAGACTGAGACTTGCCCCTATAAGGCATTTCCCGGACAAACAgcaagcaaaaaaaaattatgtgGTTGAAGTAATTTGAATGAGTGAGTTACATACAATCTCCTTAACGGACAATTAATCGACAATTAGTCAATACTATAGACCAGCAGAGTGATAATAATGTCAGATTGGAGAagaattgatattgatgcaTATGATCCTGAAAGTGGGAGATTAAATAGGGAAGACCTAATACCTTCATATCCTAACCAAATAACATTACAAGATTTACAGCCTACAATTTCACAATTACGTTCCTTTGCAAATAGCGGTGATATAAATTCAGCCATTCAGCTGGCCACAAGCGACGTTCCCTATAATACTGATGAACAGACTAAACTGCAATATGTGTATGCGGTGTTAGAAGTTTTGGTTCAAGTTAGACAAGCTGATGTCattaatatcatcaaaGGCTTGAATTCTCAACAACAGGATTCACTTGCGAAATTTCTATATAAAGGTATGTCGATGCCTGAAGGCCAGAAAAACGGCGGTATATTACTATCCTGGTTCGAGAAGTTGACCCAAGTAGCAGGTGTTACCCCCATTGTACATTACTTATCGGATAGAAGAACCGTATAAGAATAtacttatatatacatgtaatttgaaaagagcAAATCGCCACAACATCGTAGCCTTAATCAGTTAGCCCTGGATTGTTTTGAACAGAAAATTGTTTCTACTTGATTAAATGCTGTGCTGTCCCTATTGCCCCAGCAACAAGCCTCTTGTGGCAACAAGGAAATGGTTGTATAGTTACCATACAAAACAACTGTTACAAATTTGTACATTTCATTAATGTATTGCGTTAATACCATATGTAGTCCTAAAACAGACATGCAACACAACGTTGCCGTTTCTACGAGATACCAAACCCATGTAACCACAGTAACCAGGTCCTAAACAGGAAAAAATCCCATGTTCTCTAGGAGTAGAAAGTCATGGAACGCGTAAACAGCACCTCACTCTTTTCATTTCACGTGTCCTCATTCGTCTCAGACCACCTCGAATGGAATAATTATTTCTCACAAATTTTATGATCGATTTATTCTTTTACTAGTTTTGCATCAACGGTTTCCATAGAAATCATAGTAGTAACCATGACGCGTGAAAGAATTTTAAAggagaaaagaagaaaaaaactgaCGCGTTTTTCTTCCCGCAacggaagaagaaattttgatttgtaATGAGAGGAAGGCACTTTTGATGGGTGAGAAATTCGAAAGAGAATAAACTACTGTTTTGTTTACGCGTTTCGCGTCTGTTTCTATGAAGTACTTCTACTGCATTTCTTAGTGATATTTACATTTACTaggtgaaattttttactttCTCTTTAGATACAAACTGGgaaaccaaagaaaaaaaagatatataaaGTATCAGGTTTATTTTATTAGTTTCGTTCtattttccttcttttctttatttcaatattcttCTCCAATAGTTCTGCAAGTTCTTTAAACGACAAGAGAACATTATCCATATATATTCCGTGTCACTTTTTTGCCATGTACGTTATAAAAAGAGACGGTCGTAAAGAACCAGTCAGATTCGATAAAATCACCGCAAGAATTTCCCGTTTATGTTACGGTTTAGATCCTACTCATGTTGATGCTGTCAAAGTCACTCAACGTATCATCACAGGTGTCTACGAGGGTGTAACCACCAGTGAATTAGACAACTTAGCTGCTGAAACCTGTGCCTTCATGACTACTCTCCATCCAGATTATGGCCAGTTAGCTGCAAGATTAGCAATCTCGAACTTGCACAAACAAACTACGAAACAATTTTCTAAAGTTGTTGAAGATTTACACGCTTACGTAAACCCAAGGAATGGTAGACATGCTCCTTTGGTTTCTGAAGAACTTTTACAAATCGTCAAGGACCATAAAGATGAGATTAACTCTGCCATCGTTTACGACAGAGATTATCAATTCACATATTTCGGTTTTAAGGCTTTGGAACGTTCTTACCTTTTAAGACTAAACGGTGAAGTCGTCGAACGTCCACAACACTTGATCATGAGAGTTGCTTTAGGTATTCACGGTGATAACATTGAAGCCGCTATTGAAACTTATAACTTGATGTCTCTAAAATACTTTATTCACGGTTCTTCCACTTTATTCAACGCTGGTACTGTAAATTCTCAAATGTCCTCAAGTTATACAGTCGCTATGAAAGATGATTCTATCGAAGGTATTTATGACACATTAAAAGAATGTGCTTTAGTCTCAAAGAGCGCAGGTGGTATGGGTCTACATGTTACTAATATTCGTAGTACAGGCTCTTATATCGCTGGTACTAACGGTACATCCAACGGTATTATTCCTATGGTTCGTGTCTACAACAACACTGCTCGTTTCGTTGACCAAGGTGGTAACAAGAGACCAGGTGCCGTCGCTATGTACATTGAACCATGGCACGCAgatatctttgatttcatcGATGTCAAAAAGACAAGTggtaaagatgaaattcGTGCTAGAGATTTACTACCAGCTTTATGGGTTCCTGATTTATTCATGCAACGTGTTCACGAAGATGGTGACTGGACTCTTTTCTCTCCAAGTGCTGCTCCAGGTTTAGTTGATGTCTATGGTGACGAATTCGATGCTTTATATACTCGTTACGAAAGAGAAGGTCGTGGTAAGACTATCAAGGCTCAAAAATTATGGTACTGTATATTAGAAGCTCAAAATGATTGTAGTGCTCCAATCATGGTCTACAAAGATCCTTGTAACAAGAAATCTAACCAAAAGAACCTGGGTACTATcaaatcttctaatttaaGTGGTGATGTTGTCGTTTACTCAGATGCTAAGGAAACTCCTGCCTCTAATATGGCTTCCCTTGCCTTACCTgcatttattgaaatctcAGAAGATGGTAAGACTTCCACATATaacttcaagaaattgCACGACATTACTAAGATTGTGACTCGTAACTTAAATGTAATCATTGACCGTAACACGTACCCAGTTCCAGAAGCTAGAAGAGCCACTCTAAAACATAGACCAATTGCCATTGGTGTACAAGGTTTAGCTGATACTTTTATGACTTTACGTTTGGCATTTGACTCCGCAGAAGCTCAATTATTaaatcaacaaattttcGAAACAATCTATCACGCTTCTCTAGAAGCTTCCGTAGAACTTGCCAAGAAGGATGGTCCATACCAGTCATTCAATGGTTCTCCAAGTTCAAGAGGTATCTTACAAATGGATCTTTGGGATGCTAAGCCGTCCGGTGTCTGGGACTGGGATGCTTTAAGAAAGGATATTATGGAATACGGTTTAAGAAACTCTTTAACCACTGCTGCTATGCCAACTTCATCCACATCTCAAATCTTAGGTTACACTGAATGCTTTGAACCTATTTCCTCCAACATGTACCAACATCGTGTCCTATCTGGTGAGTTCCAAGTCGTTAATCCATACTTGTTACGTGATTTAGTCGATTTAGGTATCTGGGATGAAACTATGAAACAGCATATCGTCTCTCAAAATGGTTCTATTCAAGCCTTACCAAATGTTCCACAAGAATTAAAGGCTATATATAAGACTGCTTGGGAAATCTCTCagaaaaagattattgaCATGGCTACTGACCGTGCTATCTATATTGACCAATCTCaatcattatctttattcttACGTGCTACTAC encodes:
- the ARC15 gene encoding Arc15p (similar to Saccharomyces cerevisiae ARC15 (YIL062C); ancestral locus Anc_7.252), with the translated sequence MSDWRRIDIDAYDPESGRLNREDLIPSYPNQITLQDLQPTISQLRSFANSGDINSAIQLATSDVPYNTDEQTKLQYVYAVLEVLVQVRQADVINIIKGLNSQQQDSLAKFLYKGMSMPEGQKNGGILLSWFEKLTQVAGVTPIVHYLSDRRTV
- the RNR1 gene encoding ribonucleotide-diphosphate reductase subunit RNR1 (similar to Saccharomyces cerevisiae RNR1 (YER070W) and RNR3 (YIL066C); ancestral locus Anc_7.256), which produces MYVIKRDGRKEPVRFDKITARISRLCYGLDPTHVDAVKVTQRIITGVYEGVTTSELDNLAAETCAFMTTLHPDYGQLAARLAISNLHKQTTKQFSKVVEDLHAYVNPRNGRHAPLVSEELLQIVKDHKDEINSAIVYDRDYQFTYFGFKALERSYLLRLNGEVVERPQHLIMRVALGIHGDNIEAAIETYNLMSLKYFIHGSSTLFNAGTVNSQMSSSYTVAMKDDSIEGIYDTLKECALVSKSAGGMGLHVTNIRSTGSYIAGTNGTSNGIIPMVRVYNNTARFVDQGGNKRPGAVAMYIEPWHADIFDFIDVKKTSGKDEIRARDLLPALWVPDLFMQRVHEDGDWTLFSPSAAPGLVDVYGDEFDALYTRYEREGRGKTIKAQKLWYCILEAQNDCSAPIMVYKDPCNKKSNQKNLGTIKSSNLSGDVVVYSDAKETPASNMASLALPAFIEISEDGKTSTYNFKKLHDITKIVTRNLNVIIDRNTYPVPEARRATLKHRPIAIGVQGLADTFMTLRLAFDSAEAQLLNQQIFETIYHASLEASVELAKKDGPYQSFNGSPSSRGILQMDLWDAKPSGVWDWDALRKDIMEYGLRNSLTTAAMPTSSTSQILGYTECFEPISSNMYQHRVLSGEFQVVNPYLLRDLVDLGIWDETMKQHIVSQNGSIQALPNVPQELKAIYKTAWEISQKKIIDMATDRAIYIDQSQSLSLFLRATTMGKITSMHFYGWNKGLKTGMYKLNSQPVAAAPFSSAAQAANSVADITKLERPSYVPTTAEFTVADFVPPAQPLKEIPVTPIPEEEEIDAFENTGLDSSRSVSPAPSDESTKIESRPLEPVALPLPIKKDVTEIDEIEEENEYDIFNSKAIACAIDNPEACEMCSG